A genomic segment from Osmerus mordax isolate fOsmMor3 chromosome 5, fOsmMor3.pri, whole genome shotgun sequence encodes:
- the LOC136943607 gene encoding rab11 family-interacting protein 2, whose translation MSLAEQSQKWFPTHVQATVLQATDLQPKGKNGTNDAYTIIQLGKEKYSTSVAEKTLNPIWREEASFELPGLLLEGNPEIYELSFIVMHRSLVGMDKFLGQKSINLNEIFDNKERRKTDWYFLDSRPGKKRKERGRIQVSIQFMRNNMTASMFDLSMKDKPRSPFSKLKDKMKGRKHDSGFSDTSSAILPRSALCDSEPQHHPVAPEHPTQPETKAKRPLLAGSHKLSAAHSMSDLIGTHFRPKLDSMNSIEETGSVASPHRRSQSEVPGYEDCEQHSDPFTDISDTLPQKYATLPRNRNPFEGEHGQLWDRAERKEKKEKVSLLERVTGKKEGRKTSGGRSGSSGDLRSPNPFSSDTQGDTNPFSSHFKTSDKKPTRHDEITCGRKPKENYSKKKETNQEMVASYSSLSFEEVVQELVKQKEVVKKKDAHIRELEDYIDNLLVRVMEETPSILRTPYEPKRKAGKISKK comes from the exons ATGTCACTAGCCGAACAGTCCCAAAAGTGGTTCCCAACTCATGTCCAAGCCACTGTGCTCCAAGCAACTGATCTTCAACCTAAGGGCAAGAATGGTACCAATGATGCCTACACAATCATTCAGCTGGGGAAAGAGAAGTACTCAACATCTGTGGCAGAGAAAACACTCAACCCTATTTGGAGAGAAGAAGCCTCCTTTGAGCTACCAGGTTTGCTCTTAGAGGGAAACCCAGAGATCTATGAACTTAGTTTTATAGTGATGCATCGCTCCTTGGTGGGGATGGATAAATTCTTGGGTCAGAAATCGATCAATCTTAATGAAATATTTGATAACAAGGAGCGAAGGAAAACTGA CTGGTACTTCTTGGACTCCAGGCCggggaagaagaggaaagagaggggccgAATCCAGGTCAGCATTCAGTTCATGAGGAACAACATGACAGCCAGCATGTTTGACCTCTCCATGAAGGACAAGCCACGCTCACCCTTCTCAAAGCTCAAGGACAAGATGAAGGGTCGGAAGCATGACAGTGGTTTTTCAGATACCTCCTCAGCCATCCTGCCACGCTCTGCCTTATGCGACTCGGAGCCCCAACACCATCCCGTTGCTCCGGAACATCCCACCCAACCAGAGACCAAGGCCAAGAGACCCTTGCTTGCTGGCTCCCACAAGCTCTCTGCTGCCCACTCTATGTCAGACCTTATTGGTACCCATTTTCGTCCTAAGCTGGACTCCATGAACTCCATAGAGGAAACCG GGAGTGTAGCTTCCCCTCACAGGCGGTCCCAAAGTGAGGTTCCGGGCTATGAGGATTGTGAGCAGCATAGTGATCCTTTCACTGACATAAGTGACACCTTGCCTCAGAAATACGCCACCCTCCCACGCAACCGCAACCCTTTCGAGGGAGAGCACGGACAGCTATGGGACCGCGCAGAGCgtaaggagaagaaggagaaggtcAGCCTGCTGGAACGTGTGACCGGAAAAAAGGAGGGCCGTAAGACCAGCGGAGGGCGTTCAGGGAGCTCTGGGGACCTGCGTTCGCCCAACCCGTTCAGCAGCGACACTCAAGGGGACACGAACCCCTTCAGCTCACACTTCAAAACAAG tgacaaaaaGCCCACCAGACATGATGAAATCACCTGTGGCCGAAAGCCAAAAGAGAACTACAGCAAGAAAAAA GAAACAAACCAGGAAATGGTGGCGTCCTACAGCAGTCTTTCCTTTGAAGAGGTTGTGCAGGAGCTCGTCAAGCAGAAGGAAGTGGTAAAGAAGAAGGACGCCCATATTCGTGAGCTGGAAGACTACATCGATAACCTACTTGTGCGCGTCATGGAGGAGACTCCGAGCATCCTTCGAACACCCTATGAGCCAAAAAGGAAAGCTGGTAAAATCTCCAAAAAGTAG